A DNA window from Brassica napus cultivar Da-Ae chromosome C1, Da-Ae, whole genome shotgun sequence contains the following coding sequences:
- the LOC106376140 gene encoding transcription factor TRY, whose product MDSTYRRQRHNSEEVCSVKWDFIKMSQQEEDLILRMYRLVGDRWEIIAGRVPGRKAVEIERYWIMRNNTHFLPPSSKF is encoded by the exons ATGGATTCAACGTATCGACGTCAGCGTCACAACTCTGAAG AAGTGTGTAGCGTAAAGTGGGATTTCATCAAAATGAGCCAACAGGAGGAAGATCTCATCTTAAGAATGTACAGACTCGTAGGCGATAG GTGGGAAATAATAGCAGGAAGAGTACCGGGAAGAAAAGCTGTGGAGATAGAGAGATATTGGATCATGAGAAACAACACACATTTCTTGCCTCCATCTTCCAAATTTTAA
- the LOC125579843 gene encoding glutathione S-transferase T3-like: protein MEPFSFNSPGFVNLLASQSSPPIDVDSAEVDGNSLGLVKPLERRKWGPKEDLVLISAWLNTSKDPIRWGRVNEQVCKFVGCHEAALKEQASGQNENDVMKAAHDIFLNDYHVKFTLEHCWRELRFDQKWKSHSLSKDGAKEKRKEAGLEVVADDEEVRPPGVKASKAAKRRKHGNEAAYDQIQSMLAMKNNISKQKILDRLLAKNEDTLSDEELSLKHKLISEML, encoded by the exons ATGGAACCTTTCTCCTTTAACTCTCCCGGGTTTGTTAACTTATTAGCTTCGCAGAGCAGTCCACCAATAGACGTTGACTCTGCTGAGGTAGATGGTAACTCGCTCGGGTTAGTTAAACCATTGGAAAGGAGAAAGTGGGGACCCAAAGAAGACCTTGTGCTCATCAGCGCTTGGTTGAACACGAGCAAGGATCCCATA aggtggggaaggGTGAATGAGCAGGTGTGCAAGTTTGTGGGTTGCCATGAAGCCGCTTTGAAGGAGCAAGCGAGTGGccaaaatgagaatgatgtcaTGAAAGCTGCACATGACATCTTCTTAAATGACTATCATGTCAAGTTCACACTTGAACATTGCTGGAGGGAGCTGAGGTTTGATCAGAAATGGAAATCACACTCGTTGTCGAAAGATGGTGCAAAGGAGAAGAGGAAGGAAGCAGGTCTGGAGGTGGTGGCTGACGATGAAGAGGTTAGGCCTCCTGGTGTTAAGGCTAGCAAAGCAGCCAAGCGCAGGAAGCACGGGAATGAAGCAGCTTATGATCAAATACAGAGCATGCTAGCTATGAAAAATAACATTTCGAAACAAAAGATCCTTGATCGTCTCCTTGCCAAAAATGAAGACACACTTTCTGATGAAGAACTATCCCTTAAGCATAAACTAATATCTGAAATGCTTTGA
- the LOC125575299 gene encoding uncharacterized protein LOC125575299 has translation MDPAEERRHSKRQNDYINMLGFVADSQYEIPRRCPCGGRIIDEVRRKDDYDTLPGKRFFTCKNYEADGFHYRQPWVLGVQEEIERLTKRVEEAEQVMLETSNLSKQIETLEEQVKTLSEQVDYLTVQVATLEKVSFD, from the exons ATGGATCCGGCAGAGGAGAGAAGACATTCAAAGAGGCAAAACGATTACATCAACATGTTAGGGTTCGTGGCCGATTCACAGTACGAGATTCCTAGAAGGTGTCCATGTGGTGGAAGAATCATTGATGAGGTTCGCCGGAAGGACGACTACGACACTCTTCCGGGGAAGCGGTTCTTCACCTGCAAGAACTACGAG GCTGATGGGTTCCATTATCGTCAGCCTTGGGTTTTAGGTGTGCAGGAGGAGATCGAAAGGTTGACTAAGCGGGTGGAGGAGGCTGAACAAGTGATGTTGGAGACGTCGAATCTCAGTAAACAGATTGAGACACTGGAG GAACAGGTTAAAACCCTCTCTGAGCAGGTAGATTACCTCACCGTGCAGGTGGCTACGCTGGAGAAGGTCAGCTTCGATTGA